The DNA window CAACTCGCGCTCGAACCGCCTCACTTGCTCTTCGTCCATCAACGAATATGCGATTTTCCTGACTATTCCTGGCGGCAACCCCGTATTGCCGAGCGGGTAGAGCTTGCCTTCGATCTTGATGTACACCGGTGCGCCGGTGGTCAAGAACATGTCCGAGGCATTCTTTTCGGTCATCAGCTTCAGGAAGTAGCCGATATCCATGCGCAATGGTTCCCCAACAAACAGCAGCGTCTCGTTGCAAGTGCGCCGCAGGCTTCCGACAATGGCCGTGCTCAAGACCTCTCGCTACGGCTCCCCTAATGACGGCTAGCTTCGCATACTTGCGGCGATCCCTGTACGGCATCGCCTTTTTCATGGTTCTTTCCTCTCCTGTCGCCGCCCAGGTGGCACCGGAGCTCACCGCCGCCGAACAGGCCGTGCAACGCGCCACCCAGGCCGATGCCGACCAATATGCCCCCGATCTGGTCAACCTGGCCCGCCAGGAACTGATGCAGGCCCAGCAGGCGCAACTGGACAAGCGCCAGCGCAAGCAGGTGCCACAGATCGCCTTGCGCGCAGCCGCCGATGCCGATTTGGCCAAGGCACGCAGCGAAGAAGCGGTGGTCGCCGCCCAGCTGGAACAGCGCCGCAAAGAAGTTGCGCAGCTGCAGAACAGCCTCAACACCGGGGAGAGTGGCCGATGAAACTGCATCCACTCCTCTATCTCGGTGTATTGAGCTTGGCCGCACTGCCGCCGCTGGCGATGGCCGCGAAGGACGACCCGCAGGCCGACACGCTTAACCGGCGCTTGGCTGCCCTGCAAAACGACCCGCAAGCCAACGAGTTGGCACGCTTCGAGCGGCTCCAGGCGCAGCAGAGCGTGGCTGCTCTGGCCGAAGCCAAGCGCCGCGACCGTGACGAACTGGTGTTCCTGGCCGATCGCCGGGTCGAAATCGCCGAGCTCACCGCCCGCACCGCACTGGCACGACGCGAGCTGGAGCGGCTGGAAGGCACTCGCAACGATTTGCTGATCGAAGCCAGCCGCCGTGACGCCGCGCATGCGCGCCAGGAGGCTGAGCGGTTGCGCGTGCAGGCGCAGATCCAGGCCGAGGAGGCCGAGCGCATGCGTCAGGCTGCCGAACAGGAAACGTTGGCTCGCCAGGACGCGGAGCTGGCGCTGACCAGCGTGGCCGGCAAGCAGACCGCCAAGCTCAATGCGGCCCAGCAGAAAGCCGTGCAACTGGCGCACGAGGAAGCCGAACTGGTGTCCGGAGCCAAGTTGCCGTCCGCCAGGTTCGAACCCCGCGGCGAAGTGTTTTCGTTGGGCAGTGGTGCGTTCGGTGGCAAGGCTGCACTGTCCGGCGATGCGGCAGGGCAGGTCAAGGCGCTGGCCGAATATCTGAACATCGTCAAGAAAGGTCGGGTGAGCATCGTCGGCTTCGACAGCGATGCAGCCACTGCCAACAAGCGGGCCGAATCGGTCCGTGACGCTCTGGTCGCCGCTGGCGTTACCAGTGCGCGGCTACAGGTGATCGGTAGCAAGGCCGCCGCCAGCAAGACGCGCGCTGCCGATGTCGTTGTGTCGCCGTAACGCAAGTGGTTGGAAGTTAAGGCCTTTTAACCCGGACATGACGCCTGGTTGAACCCCGGTCACTGATTGACGCAGCGGACGGCAAAAGCCCCGTTCTGGCCTTGAACCCCCTCCGCGACCGGCGTAGGGTCGTATTCCTGGGCAGCACACCCGTTGCCTGGAAGTACGGAGGGCCGGGCCAGTGACGCAAGCGCACGCATTCACGCAATTGGGTGAGAAAACCGGTGTTTCAGCCCGCGCGTCTGCTGTTGTAGTTTTGGCTGTTGTGACGCCCGGGTCTTCCATCCCGAAGCAGCGCCCCGTCCCCCAAGCGGCCGGGGCGTTCTTGTTTCAATTGTATAAGAAGGAGGTAATGCCATGTTCGAAGGGCAACCGCAGACCGAAATCGACGCATTGGTCAAGTCCGATCCCGAGTTCAAGCAGCTGTACCAACGCCACAAGCTTTTGAACAAGAAATGCATGGATGCCGAACTTGGCGTGCTCCCCATCGATGACGTGACCTTGGGCCAGATGAAACGCGAAAAATTGCAGGCCAAAGAAAAGCTCACCCGGATGTACGACCAGCTCACGCACTGATCTTTCCCCACCGTCAGAACAAGTTCACCGTCGCGGGCGGTGGCAGCCTCCTCGTCGGCTAGCCACCGTCCGCGTCTTTACTTTTTGGGGCCTTTCGAGCACCTGATTGAGTACGCTCGTTCATAGGCGGGCGCAATCGCTTTAAGAGCGGCTAACAAAACGACTGCGCTCACCGCCAGGCGGGCGCGGCCGGTGCTCGGAATCGGCATGTACCACGCGTACACTGCCGTTCCTCTGCGCCGTCCGCACCCACCTGACGACTGCTCGCTACGTTGTGTTAGCCGCTCTAAGTCTGAATGAGCATTCCCTAGCCGTTCGTCGGATAATGGGCGCCTTAGCCCTGTGCGACGCAGTGACGACACCCCGATGGCGATCCATTCCTCCGTACTCGAACTGATCGGCAACACGCCGATCGTCAAGGCACAGCACCTAGACACCGGCGTCTGCGAACTGTTTCTCAAGCTGGAGGCGGCCAACCCCGGTGGATCGATCAAGGACCGTATCGGTCTGTCGATGATTGAAGCAGCCGAACAGCGCGGCGATCTGAAGCCTGGCACGACGCTGGTCGAAGGTACTGCCGGTAACACCGGCCTGGGTCTGGCGCTGGTCGCGCAGCAGAAGGGCTACCAGCTGATCCTGGTAGTGCCGGACAAAATGAGCCGCGAGAAGATCTTCAACCTCAAAGCCATGGGCGCCCAAGTGGTGATGACCCGTTCGGACGTGGCCAAGGGTCACCCGGAGTACTACCAG is part of the Xanthomonas fragariae genome and encodes:
- a CDS encoding DUF4398 domain-containing protein gives rise to the protein MTASFAYLRRSLYGIAFFMVLSSPVAAQVAPELTAAEQAVQRATQADADQYAPDLVNLARQELMQAQQAQLDKRQRKQVPQIALRAAADADLAKARSEEAVVAAQLEQRRKEVAQLQNSLNTGESGR
- a CDS encoding YdcH family protein — translated: MFEGQPQTEIDALVKSDPEFKQLYQRHKLLNKKCMDAELGVLPIDDVTLGQMKREKLQAKEKLTRMYDQLTH